The sequence TCGAGAAGAGGGTGTTGTGATAAACGCGGTTGTTGCAATAGGCGGTATCTCGAAGAAGTCCGATTTTGTGATGCAACTGTGCGCCGATGTTTGGGGTTGCGAAATTGAGGTGCTTGAAAGCGAGCAAAGTTGTGCGCTGGGTGCGGCTATTTTTGCGGCCACCGTGGGCGGTGCCTTTGAAGATGTTGCGAGCGCCCAAACGGTTATGGCGTCTGAGGTCTGTAAAACGTATAAGCCAAATATAAATTTGGCGGGTACCTATAACGAACTGTACCGGCGCTACGAGCGGCTCGGTGACTTTGTCGATGGAGGTGTACAGTGAGTTACCTAGAATTAAAACGCGAAGCTTATGAAGCCAATATGGAGTTGCAGACACGCAATTTAATTATTTACACATGGGGCAATGTTTCGCAGGTCGATCGTGATAAAAATGTAATGGCGATTAAGCCCAGTGGTGTGCCCTACGAATCGTTAAAGCCAGAGCACCTCGTGATTGTTGATCTCGAGAATAATAATACCGTAGAGGGTGATCTACGGCCTTCGTCGGACACAAAAACCCACACGCATCTGTACCGACATTTTGAAACGATCGGCGGTGTAACCCATACGCACTCCACCTATGCAACAGCGTGGGCTCAAGCGCAATGCGCTATTCCTTGTTATGGTACCACCCATGCTGATTTCGCTTACGGTGAAGTTCCCTGTACAGCGATTATTACCGACGAGCAAATAGAGCGGGATTATGAAAATGAAACCGGTGTGCAAATTACCAATACTTTCGAAGCGCTAAATGCTGAAGAGGTGCCAATGGTGATTGTGGCGGGGCATGCGCCATTTACATGGGGTAAAAATGCCGCGCAATCGGTTTATCATGCAGTAGTGTTAGAAGAGATGGCGCGCATGGCCTACCTAACGAAAACGTTATCACCCAATGTGCAGCCACTTAAACAATCCATTGTGGATAAGCACTACCAACGAAAACACGGAAATAATGCCTATTACGGTCAAAAATAATATTTTTCTATAATACTACAAATGCTGTACTAAATTAAAAATTGCGAAATAGTTGAGAAACGGAATGAAAGTATATAACGATAAAAACGTTTGGCTGGTAACGGGTTCACAGCACTTATATGGGCCAACTGTTTTGCAGCAGGTAAAAGAGAACAGCACCGTCATTGCACAAGGTTTGAGTGAATCGCCACATCTTTCTGCACAGGTGCTCGCTAAAGGTGTGGTCACAACACCAGAAGAAATTCTAGCTGTTTGTCAGCAGGCTAATAGCGATGACCATTGCGTTGGTCTTATTCTTTGGATGCACACATTTTCGCCGGCGAAAATGTGGATAGCAGGCTTAAGCTTATTGGCGAAACCCTACCTGCATTTACACACCCAATTTGGTGCGGCCTTACCGTGGGCAAGCATCGACATGAACTATATGAACTTGAATCAAAGTGCGCACGGCGATCGTGAGTTTGGCCATATTAGTACCCGCTTGCGACAAGAGCGAAAAGTGGTGGTAGGGCATTGGGAAAGGGAAAATGTTCAAATAAAAATAGATGACTGGGTTCGCGCGGCAATGGGCCTAGCGGAAGCTCGCGGCCTAAAAGTAGCGCGCTTCGGCGATAATATGCGGCAGGTCGCCGTTACCGATGGCGACAAAGTCGCGGCACAAATTCAGTTTGGTTTTGAAGTGAATGCCTACGGCCTAGGAGAATTGGCCAGTGTTTGCGATGCTGTGACAAGCACCGAACTTGACACACTCATTGAAGAATATAAAAAGCTGTATGACATTGCCCCAAGCCTGTTCAATGACGCGCACCAATATGACATGCTAAAAAATGAAGCGCGGTTAGAACTGGGTATGGAGCGCTTTATGGAAGAACGTGGCGTTAAAGCGTTTACCAACTGCTTTGAAAATTTGACGGGGCTATCTGGTTTGCCGGGGTTAGCGACGCAAAATTTGATGCGTAAAGGCTATGGTTATGGGGGTGAAGGCGATTGGAAAACGGCCGCCATGAATCGCATCGTAAAAGTGATGAGTTTAGGCCGCGAAGGCGGCACCTCCTTTATGGAAGATTATACTTATGACTTTGGGCTTCCTGACCAAGTACTCGGTGCGCACATGTTAGAAATATGCCCGAGTATTGCAGGCCAAAAACCCACGGTTGAAGTACAGCGCCACACGATAGGCATTAAAAAAGATATTGCTCGATTATTATTTACCGGCAAACCTGGGCCTGCAATGAATATCTCATTAATTGATTTAGGTAACCGGTTTCGTATGGTTGTAAATGAGGTAGACACCGTTGAGCCTCCCGCGAGTTTACCTCATTTGCCGGTGGCTAAAGCGCTTTGGCAGCCGCGCCCAAATCTCGAAATTGCTGCCGCTGCTTGGATTTATTCTGGTGCGGCACATCACAGTGTTTATACACAAGGCATAACGTTAGATCACTTAAATGATTTCGCCGAAATGTTAGATGTAGAGATGGTGGTTATCGACGAAAATACTCGCTTAACTGAATTTAAAAAAGAACTGCGACACAATGCAGTTTACTACCATATGAATAAAGGTTTCTAAATTCGACCTTCGTCGAAGGAGTAAGATTGAATGTTCTTGAATAATCAACCTTGCTTGATGCGGGCAAGTAAACCCGTTACTCTCCGGCTTTCGGAAACCGTATGAAGGTCGTCGCAGTGTTAGATAAAAATTTCAACCTTTCTTATCGTATGGCTCAAGAGTTGGGTCGTGCAAT is a genomic window of Teredinibacter purpureus containing:
- the araA gene encoding L-arabinose isomerase, translated to MKVYNDKNVWLVTGSQHLYGPTVLQQVKENSTVIAQGLSESPHLSAQVLAKGVVTTPEEILAVCQQANSDDHCVGLILWMHTFSPAKMWIAGLSLLAKPYLHLHTQFGAALPWASIDMNYMNLNQSAHGDREFGHISTRLRQERKVVVGHWERENVQIKIDDWVRAAMGLAEARGLKVARFGDNMRQVAVTDGDKVAAQIQFGFEVNAYGLGELASVCDAVTSTELDTLIEEYKKLYDIAPSLFNDAHQYDMLKNEARLELGMERFMEERGVKAFTNCFENLTGLSGLPGLATQNLMRKGYGYGGEGDWKTAAMNRIVKVMSLGREGGTSFMEDYTYDFGLPDQVLGAHMLEICPSIAGQKPTVEVQRHTIGIKKDIARLLFTGKPGPAMNISLIDLGNRFRMVVNEVDTVEPPASLPHLPVAKALWQPRPNLEIAAAAWIYSGAAHHSVYTQGITLDHLNDFAEMLDVEMVVIDENTRLTEFKKELRHNAVYYHMNKGF
- a CDS encoding L-ribulose-5-phosphate 4-epimerase, which translates into the protein MSYLELKREAYEANMELQTRNLIIYTWGNVSQVDRDKNVMAIKPSGVPYESLKPEHLVIVDLENNNTVEGDLRPSSDTKTHTHLYRHFETIGGVTHTHSTYATAWAQAQCAIPCYGTTHADFAYGEVPCTAIITDEQIERDYENETGVQITNTFEALNAEEVPMVIVAGHAPFTWGKNAAQSVYHAVVLEEMARMAYLTKTLSPNVQPLKQSIVDKHYQRKHGNNAYYGQK